The stretch of DNA TACATTCGCCAGGACCATCGTCTCCCCTATGGTCTGCTGCACATCAAACTGGGCGGCCTCACCCCTAAGCGCGCTTTCGAGTAGTGAATCAGGTACGACCTCAGAGACGCGGCGGCCCACGATCTCGTCTCCGCAGTTCAGCAAGCGCTTGGCCGAAGGGTTGATCAGGGTTACGTGCCCTTCGGAGTTGACGGCGACGATGGCCTCATGCGTGGACTGGAGTATGGCATTCCGCTCGCTGAACACTCGACCCATTTCCTCGGGCTCGAGCCCGAAGATCGAGCGCTTCACGTCACTTACCAGGAAGATCGCGCCACCAAGGCCGAGGAGGATAACGAGGATTGAGCTTAACAGCAGGTTTCGCCCCACCTTGCCCAGGCTCGCTTCTAGCTGGTGGCGGGAGATTGCGGTGGCCATGTAACCCCAAATCTCCCGCCCTCGGACGATTGGCTGGAGTATGAGATCGTACCTGTCGTTTCCGATAGGCAATTGGGTGACTGAGATGGCGGATCCCGCAGCTCCGCCGGGTGGGATCTCCAGCGCGCCGGCGGAAGTCAAGTCGAAAGGCGGGGTTGTCCCGACTTTGAACTGCCCTCTGATGAAGAGCGCGAGGTCGGCGTTGACCAGAGAGGCGTAGTGTTCCATGAACCCCTGGTCTACCAGCCGGGCGATAGTAACATACCCGACTGTTGAGCCCTCCCTGTCCGCGATCGGCGTCATGCCCGCGAGGTAGGTATCGCCAGTTACAGGATCCTCCGCGAAGAACGTCCGCTCTCCGTTCCCGACTGGCGCGGGAATGAACAGGCCGGGGGCAGGTGGGTCCGGATCATCATTCACGGCAAGCAACCGCCCTCCGAGGTCGTGGACTTCCACTCGGTCGAACCCGTGCTCCCTACGGAGACGGCCGATGTAGTAGGCGACGACCCCCGGGAGCCGGTCCCTCGTGGCCAGTCTGAGGTAATCCAACCCCGCCTGGAGCCCCGCCTGGTTCACGAGCTCCTCCTCGAGCGAGGAGAAGGCGAGGCACACCCCGTTTGCTGCGACCCGAAGTGTGTTGGCGAACTCTCGCTCAAGCTCACCGCGGACTATCCGCTGGTTGAGCCCGAAGTTGATGAGGGTCGGTATCAGGACGAGGAAGACCACGAAGATCGTGAGTTTGGTCAGAAGACGCATCCTGATACACCATGCCTTCCAGGAATGCCCGCGTGTGGGGATCCCGGCACGCGCCCCGAGGAGCTATTGCTCCGGCCTACATGAGCTTCAGGATGGGATGCGCGCGCCGGAACAGGTCGGTGTCCGCGCGCTCAATGAGCTCAAATGCTGCGGCCTGGGCTGTGGTCACATAGGCCCCGGCGGCCCGCACCCGGGCGAGCGCGATATCCCGGTCCATGGGTTTTATGGATGAAGCAGCGTCTGCCACCACGAATACCTGATAACCCAGGTCCAGGGCATCCAGGGTCGTCTGGCACACGCATATGTGGCACTCCACTCCGAAGATGATCAACTGCCTCACGCCCAGAGCGGAGACTGCCGCCTCGATCTCAGAGTTGCGGAAGGCGCTCCACGTGACCTTGGGGTAGGCCGGGACGGGGCCCATGGCCTCCGCGAGAACCCGGTTGGTCGGGCCCAGTTTGTCCGGGCAGTGTTCGATTTTCATGACTGCCACCCCGGCAAGGCGAGCGACTTTCACCAAGTTGACAGCCTGGGACAACACGGTCTCGTGGTCCTGCACGTGCTCGAGGACCTTGTCCTGGTGGTCAACGGAGAGCACGGCGGCGTTGTCAGGACGGATGACGAAGGAAGGGCACTTCAAAGAGGAACACCTCCGAGAGCTTGGTGTGCGGCTTTCCGTCTGCTGTGTAAGGTGTTTCGGCAGGGAGCCCGGTTTTCCTGTGTGGGAGATGGTAATCGCGCGGGCGTAGACCTTCCGCGTTGAAACCACCGACCTTCTGGCGAATAACGTGTTGCTCAGGACAGCCATGGATAACGGAGCCCGGCGCGCTCTGATCCCAATCGAAAACAAGCGCGACTTCCTGGAGGTGTCGGCGGATATTGCGGAGAGAGTCGACCCTGTATTCTACAGCGATTCTGTGACGGCGTACATGAAGGGACTGGGGCTGACGTAGAAGCGCTCCTGACGGCATCCCCAGCACGCATCTGGCCGCCATCTGGCCATCCCCGTTGCACAAAACCTCCGCAGGTGGTAGAATGAGGGCAACCAGGCGCAACTGAATATGTTGTCTCCGAGCCGAGCGGCCCAAAGCGCATTGCGCCATGGCCCCCGGCCGTGCTCGCCAGTCAGGCGGGCGAGGGTGCGGAGGGAAACCCCCGTGCCTCCCGTGTTTGGAAAGGAGATGCGGCCCTTCGGGCATGCCCCACCAGGGCGCGTTCTCCTCCGTTCGCGCCCTGGTAATGTTTTCTAGGGAGGGTGTAACTGTGAAATCTCAGCTCTCAATCTCCCGACGCCGCAGGATCCGCCTGGTCGTGAGGTTCTCTCTAGTTGCCCTCATCTTGGCAGGCGTGTGGTCTGTCACCACCCCGCCTGCCGCATCTGTGGATGCCAGACCCCCGGCCCGTCGCATCATCCTTGCGACTACCACGAGTGCGCAGGACAGTGGGATCCTGGATCACCTCATCCCCATCTTCAGGGCTGAGACTGGGATAGAAGTGGACATAGTGGCCCTTGGCACGGGGCAGGCGCTGGCGACGGCGAGGCGGGGAGATGCTGACGTGGTCCTGGTTCATTCCAGACCAGACGAGGCCAGGTTCATGGCAGAGGGGTACGGGCGCGGCCACTGGTGCGTCATGTACAACGATTACGTGATCGTCGGGCCGGGCCGTGACCCAGCGGGACTCCGATTGTCCACCTCTCTGGACGAAGCAATAAGCCGCCTTGCTTCCGGGAGCGCGCTCTTCATCAGCCGGGGAGACAATTCGGGGACGCACAAGAAGGAGCTTTCCCTGTGGGAAGGAGTATCCATCGACCCCGCGTCGCTCAAGTCCCGGAGGTGGTACATCTCCGCCGGGACCGGAATGGGTGAAGTCCTTCGGATGGCCGATGAGATGCAGGCCTACGCTCTCGTAGATCGCGGAACCTATCTGGCGAACCGCAAGGCCCTGTCACTCCAGGTGGTGTTCGAAGGAGATCCTGACCTGATAAACCCGTACTCCGTGATGACCATCAACCCCGATAAGCTGCCGGGAACCCATTGCGAACTCGGACACAGGTTTGCGGAATTCCTGATAGCCCCGAAGACCCAGGCGCTCATCTCCCGTTTCGGGGTGGACAAGTACGGGGAACCTCTCTTCATGCCTCTGGCGGGGAAGTGCGCCCAGCTGATAGGGTGTGATCTCTGCAAGTAGCGGAGGCGCACTCACATGCACTCCACGGCGTGCCTCAGTACCGTCTTGAGCTTCTCCGGTGCGGCCCGCCTGGGATCCCCGAGATAGATTTCGTGATGCCTGCCTCGAGGCCGGTATCCGTTCGCCTCCATGAACTCGTGCATCCGGGCTATTGTCGGGGCCTCTGCGGAATAGGGCCCGATGTGCATGGTTTGTACGCACAATCGCTCGTGGAAACGCTCGAGCCTCACCCCATCCAGGCTCGCCGGGCCTTTCTTCTGCCTCGCCTGCTGCATTGCGGCGCCCACCATTTCGGAGGTTATGAACTCGGGCTGTATGATCATCAAGGTCCAGAGCCAGTCTTCACGCTGCTCCAGGTCGAGACCCTCCTCATCCGTCCACCAAAGACCCTCCAAGGGCATGACTTGGTACTGGATGCCGTGGCTCTTCTTGATAGAAAACTTAAGGGTGTACGCAACGGAGTAGAGTGCCTGGACGGCATCCTGGAATCTCTGTCCCTCAGGGCTCCCCGCGCCATCAATCATGAGCATGTTCAGCTCAGGCACATCCACCAGCTCAAACGCCCGCGGAGACGGGCTGAACAAGTGCTTCAACTCCCGCCTCAGATCTAGCTCGCTCATGTTACGCTAGCCTCCATTCTCCTGGCAGGCTGCATTGCTGGTCCCGCCAGGTCCTACCGGACCCTTCCCTCCAAATTCCAGTTCCGTCTGGACCGGTGCACATTTCGCGGCTGGCACTAGGGATCCTGCCAGACCAGATGAACAGAGGCGCGTCACTTCAAAAAAAGACGATGCGGCTTGCAGGAATCGGATTCACAGTGTAGAAATAGAGGTCATACCATTAGATCACTAGATGATATGTTGATCCTCTATTTGCATGTTGAAGAGAGGAGTCTTCATGTTACGACAAGCCTCCAAAGTCACTCTCTACGATGACGTTGTTGCGCAGCTACAGGAGCTGGTCGCCCGGGGGGACCTCAAACCAGGCGATAGGTTGCCTGCAGAGAGGGAACTCTCGTCACAACTCGGTGTGAGCCGTGCGACTCTGAGGGAGGCTCTCAAAGGCTTGGAGCTAATGGGAGTCATCAAGATAAAGCACGGAGATGGAACATTCATCAGGGAAGACATCAACGCCAGGCTGGTATCGCAACCTCTCCGCTTCATATCTCCTGCACAGAGCAGCCTCATGGTGGAATTGCTCGAGACCCGTCAGGCCATCGAGTCAACCGCCGCCAGGCTTGCTGCCCAGAGGGTCCAGGATGATGATATAGCCGGTCTCAGGCACGAGCTCAGCGAAATGAGGAAAGCGCTCGCCAAAGGCGACACTGCTGAAGTCTCAAAGCACGATCTGGAGTTTCACCTGGCACTGTGCAAGGCATCCAGGAACTCCATTCTCTATCAGGTGGAGAGGAGCATACAAAACATGCTTCTCGAGGCTATGGAGACCACGATATTCATCCCCAGCGCCTTGCAGTCTGCCATCGAATACCACGACAAGATCTTAGCCGCTGTTGAAAACAGAGATGCGGAGGCGGCGTTCACACTGATGCTTGATCATCTCAGAGCGGTACAGCGTGACATCCAGGAGAGCACTACAGACAGTCGGGACCACGCTGAACAGCAATAGCGCCCACCAGGGCCAAGACGACAAGGGGGTCAGAGTCAATATGGCAGCTCGACTCGGGAAGAAGGCTATAGGAGGGGTTATCCCGCCCACCATCACGGCCTTTACACCAACGGGAGAGGTCTACGAGAAGGGTATCAGAGACACAGTTGACTTTCTGCTGCCGAACGTGGATGGTCTGTTCATCTGTGGTACTTACGGCTCAGGTCTCATAATGACAGTGGGCCAGCGAAAACGAGCCGCGGAGATCTTCATCCAACATGTCGCGGGCAGAGTCCCGGTGATTGTCCAGGTGGGCATCGCGGACACCGAGAGTGCTGTGGAACTGGCCAAGCACGCGGAGGTTGCCGGGGCCGACGCAGTGGCCAGCATCGCGCCTTACTACTACAACTACACGCAGTCAGAACTGAAAGCCTACTACAAGGCACTCATAGACGCAGTTGACATACCTGTCTACGCTTACAACAACCCCAAGACCTCTGGGAACCCGCTGAGTGCCGGGCTGATCAAAGAGCTAGCTTCTTACGGATTGTCAGGTCTAAAGGATTCGTCCTTCGATATGGTCCAGTTCTACAAATTCGCCAGCGCCATTGAAGACCCGGATTTCCGGTTGATAGTCGGAACAGAGGCCATTATGTACCCTGCCCTGATGGCCGGGGCCGCTGGATGCGTGTCCGGTGTGGCCAATGTCTACCCCGAAAAGGTGAAAGCGCTCTACTCCGCAGTGGTTGATGGAAGATACGAGGAAGCGACATCTCTTCAGTACCTGATTCTTGCCATCCGCGACACCATAAAGCTGGGCCCGACAATCGCCATATGCCACGACATCCTGAAGATGAGGGGCGTTGATGCCGGCGTGGTGCGAAGCCCCTTCCTCCCCACAGAAGAGGATGTCCGGAGCAAAGTGCGGGCCGCCTTGGAGGCAATGGGTCTGCTGTAGAATGCTAAAGGGCTGCATCCGGCCCGTACTGGTCGGATTGTGCAGAGCCCGGAGGAAGTGTTGACAGCTTGGCTTACAGGATTCTCGTGTTGAGCAAGTCCTTCGGTGCTGGTCAAGGCAGGCGCGAGAAGGCTTTACAGAAGATAAGAGAGGCCGGACACGAGGTCAGCGCAGCTCGAATCGACGAGATTCCCACAACCTGTGACGGCTTCGATGCGGCCATAGTAGGTACCGACAAGATCGGAGGGGCGTTCCTGGAGAAGGTCCCGGGTATCGCTTCCGTGGTGAAGTTCGGGGTCGGTGTGGACAATATCGACATCTCGGAATGCACTAAGAGAGGGGTGCTGGTGGGCAGGCTTCCGGGCCTGAACACCGAGGCAGTGGCTGAGTTCGCGCTCGCGATGATTCTCTCGTGTGCGCGGATGATCCCTCGGTACGACGCGTCGATGAAGGCGCGGAGTTGGGAGCGGACGATAGGGTACCCAATCCACGGGCGCACTCTGGGGATTATCGGCACTGGGGCCATAGGTCGTACACTGGCAAGATTCTGCTCCGGGCTGAACATGAGGATCCTCGGATACGACTCTTTCCCATCCGCAGAGTTTGTTCAGGAGTGCGGAGGCTGTTACGTTCCTCTGGAAGACCTTCTTAGGACTGCTGATTTCGTCTCAGTTCACGTTCCGTTGACAGACGGGACCCGGGGAATGATCCGGGCACCTCAGCTCGACCTGATGAAACCCACGGCGTTCCTCATCAACACAGCCCGCGGAGGAATAGTGGACGAGCGGGACCTCCTCGATGCACTGGAAAGAGGAAGTATTGCCGGGGCTGGGCTTGACGTCTTCGAGCACGAACCGCCAGACTTCGACGGACTTGTCGGACATCCACGTGTAGTGGCCAGCCCTCACGTGGGGGCGTACACGTTAGACACACTGGAAGCCATGGAAGACTGTGCGATCAGGACTGCTGTGAACCTGATCCAGGGAGTGGAGATCACATCCGCTGTGAATCCTGAGGCCTTGGAGTATCGAAGAGGACAATCGTGCAGTTGACGGTGGCAGGCAGAAGGGGGTGTTGGCCGGATCACAGGGTAGACTCACATGCAGTCTCAGCATCGACCTGACCTTGGCTGCAATCACGCGTTGGACTTCAGATCAATCAAGCGTTCAAGGGGGTAAAGACCATGCGATGCAGGACTCTCGGTAGGTTCATCATGCTGGCTTCGCTGGCTCTCATGATCTGCCTTGCCAGTACCGGCCTGGTCGGTGCATCCACCGATTGGCCGAAGCGCCCGATTACACTCATCATACCGTTTGCTCCAGGCGGAGCCACAGACCTCGTCGCCCGTGCGCTCAAACCTCACATGGAGAAGGTTCTCGGAGTCCCCATGGCTGCCACCAACATGGCAGGAGCCGCTACTGCTGTCGGGCACAAGTTCGTCTGGGATGCTCCCCATGACGGTTACACTCTATTGACGCAGCCCACCGACATTACCAGTATCGCTGTCATGGACCAGTACAAGTCGACCTACAAAGACTGGCACGTTCTCGGGGTCGCTGTCGCTGTCCCAGCTGTGTTCGTGGTCCATCCGGATTCCCCATACAAGACGATCCAGGACATGGTGGCTGACATGATGAAGCGGCAGATAACGGTGTCTGTGGCTGCACGCGGATGCGCTTGGACCAGAGCCATCATGCTGTTCTCCAACGTGCTGGGCACCAAACCTCCGCAGCTCGTCCCCATGGGTGGGGGCAACCCTGCCGCAGTCTCAGCCATGAAGAAAGAAGTGGACGTCGGAGCGTGTGGGCTTCCTGAGGCGATAGATCTCATAATGGGCAAGAAACTCAGAGTCCTGGGCTTCTGGGGAGCGGAGGACGTTGAGGTCCCTGGATACGGCATAATCCAGTCTATAGCGAAGTCTTATCCCCAGTTGGCCGAGTTCCTCCCCTTCGGAGGCTGGGTGGGCATGTCTTATCCGAAGGACACGCCAGCCGCCATATTGGAGAAAGCGCAGAAGGCATACGACTATGCCGTTTCCACCCCAGAGTTCACTAAGTTCGTGAAAGACAGTTACTTCGCCTTGGTTGGACTGACAGGGCCCGCAGCGGCAGATTACGTTGCGAAGAGCACATCAGTCAACGCGTGGCTGCTTTACGATCTCCAGATCGCACCCATATCTCCGGCCGAATTCGGTATACCCAGGCCATAACGTTGGGCTATGCCCATACTTCGTCACGGCGGGGCGGCTTCCGGCGGCGTCCGAACCGCCCCTTTTTCGCACACAGGTATGTAGGGATGCGCCTGAGCGTTCCCTGCTGCTCGAGAGGTGGCTTACATGCTTATCATAGAGCTGGTCGTGGCCACAGTACTCGCCGCGGCAAACATTTACCTTGGGGTTGTGTCCGTGCGCATGCCTCTCGCGGACAGGTTCTGGACAGGGTCCGGGGCATTCCCCCTCATAGTCGCGGTGGCGCTAACAGTGTGCAGCCTGATATGGGCCGCGGAATCCGCGCTGAAGCTCCGGCGAGCCAACATCAGGGATGAGCTCGATGTTTTCATCAGGCCTTTCCGGGAAGGCCGAGTGATGTGTGTCCGGTTTCTGAGCATTGTCGTGTTGAGCTTGATCTACATCTTGGTGCTCATGCCCTGGCTGAAGTTCACTCTATCCACGCTTCTGTTCTTGTTCGCGACTACCTCAGCATACGGCCGCCTGAAGCCGCTGACAGCACTGGTTCTCTCGGTTGCCGTTACTGCAGGGGTATACTCAGCTTTCCGATACGTTTTGATGCTGCCTCTGCCCTAGCACGCGGAATACCCGTCCGTCAACAGGGGGGATTGTCAGTGTTCGAGGCATTCGGGATGGTAGGTGCTGCCTTTGCACCTGCATCCCTGGCATACCTCTTCTTTGGATGTCTACTCGGCATCATGGTCGGCGCTCTGCCGGGGCTTACGGCCACAATGGCGGTGTCGCTCCTCGTATCGCTGACTTACAGTCTGTCTTCCACGTCTGCCCTTGCCGTGCTGATCTCGGTGTACTTGGGAGCCATATATGGAGGTTCAAGGTCGGCGATCCTTCTCAATGTGCCAGGGACTCCGTCTTCTGCTGCGACTGCGCTCGACGGGTTTCCACTAGCCAAACGGGGCGAGGGAGCATACGCATCCATACTGGCCACCACTGTCTCAGCATCCGGAGGCATAGTGGGGTTGGCGGCCCTCGTTTTCGCAACGCCCCTCATTGCGGCGTTGTCTTTGAAGTTCGGGGTGTGGGAGTACTTCTGGCTGGCTATGTTCGGAATAGCGATATCCGCCAACCTGACTACCACATCGTTCGTGAAAGGCCTTATAGCCGGCCTGATCGGCCTGTTCGTCTCGTATGTGGGAATGGACGAGATACACGGATACCCAAGGTTCATATTCGGATACCAGAACCTCATCGGTGGGATATCCCTGGTCCCTGCCATGATAGGGCTCTTCGGGTTTGCTGAGGCGGCTGATGCGATTATGAACCCCGCGACTCATCTCATAAGGGAAACCGGCGCCAAACGAGAGAGCGCGGTTGAGATGGCCGTCCGGAGCTTCCGCATGGTCGCATCCAAATGGAGCCTATTCGTTAGGTCCGCTGCAATTGGCACGCTGATAGGAGCAATTCCCGGCGTGGGGCCTGACATAGCTTCGTGGACTGCCTACGGAGCTGCGAAACGGGCCAGCAAGCACCCTGAGGAGTTCGGCCACGGGAGCTATGAAGGACTCATTGCCAGTGAGACGGCGAACAACGCTGCCACGAGTGGAGTCTTCATTCCCCTGCTCACACTGGGCATACCGGGCTGTGCTGTCACTGCAGTGATCATCGGCGCCATGAGACTGCACGGATTGAGGCCAGGTCCCACGTTCTTCTTCGATACCCCAGGCATGGTGGGGTTCATAGCTGCGGCACTCCTAATCACCAACATCTTCATTCAGCTTCAGGGGATGGGACTGACTCGTCTCATCACCAAGGTGCTGGAAGCCCCGGTAGGCGCGGTAATGCCTGTTGTGATAGTGCTGTCTGTAGTGGGGTCATATGCGATCAGCATCCGCATGTTTGATGTCTACACCATGCTTGCGTTCGGCCTCCTGGGACTTGTGATGAGGAGACTCAAGATTCCTTCCGCACCCCTCGCGCTCGGCATCATCCTCGGGCCGCTGGCTGACCTGAGCTTCAGGCGGGCGATGTACGCGGGACGCTACTCTCTTGCTCCGTTCTTCACAAGACCGATTTCGGCCGTGCTCGCCGCCAGCCTTGCCGTGATGGTTCTCGGGCCTGTGGTCGCCGGCATGATACGAAGAGCGAGGAAGGCCCGGGAGTGAA from Bacillota bacterium encodes:
- a CDS encoding tripartite tricarboxylate transporter TctB family protein; its protein translation is MLIIELVVATVLAAANIYLGVVSVRMPLADRFWTGSGAFPLIVAVALTVCSLIWAAESALKLRRANIRDELDVFIRPFREGRVMCVRFLSIVVLSLIYILVLMPWLKFTLSTLLFLFATTSAYGRLKPLTALVLSVAVTAGVYSAFRYVLMLPLP
- a CDS encoding substrate-binding domain-containing protein translates to MKSQLSISRRRRIRLVVRFSLVALILAGVWSVTTPPAASVDARPPARRIILATTTSAQDSGILDHLIPIFRAETGIEVDIVALGTGQALATARRGDADVVLVHSRPDEARFMAEGYGRGHWCVMYNDYVIVGPGRDPAGLRLSTSLDEAISRLASGSALFISRGDNSGTHKKELSLWEGVSIDPASLKSRRWYISAGTGMGEVLRMADEMQAYALVDRGTYLANRKALSLQVVFEGDPDLINPYSVMTINPDKLPGTHCELGHRFAEFLIAPKTQALISRFGVDKYGEPLFMPLAGKCAQLIGCDLCK
- a CDS encoding phosphoglycerate dehydrogenase produces the protein MAYRILVLSKSFGAGQGRREKALQKIREAGHEVSAARIDEIPTTCDGFDAAIVGTDKIGGAFLEKVPGIASVVKFGVGVDNIDISECTKRGVLVGRLPGLNTEAVAEFALAMILSCARMIPRYDASMKARSWERTIGYPIHGRTLGIIGTGAIGRTLARFCSGLNMRILGYDSFPSAEFVQECGGCYVPLEDLLRTADFVSVHVPLTDGTRGMIRAPQLDLMKPTAFLINTARGGIVDERDLLDALERGSIAGAGLDVFEHEPPDFDGLVGHPRVVASPHVGAYTLDTLEAMEDCAIRTAVNLIQGVEITSAVNPEALEYRRGQSCS
- a CDS encoding dihydrodipicolinate synthase family protein codes for the protein MAARLGKKAIGGVIPPTITAFTPTGEVYEKGIRDTVDFLLPNVDGLFICGTYGSGLIMTVGQRKRAAEIFIQHVAGRVPVIVQVGIADTESAVELAKHAEVAGADAVASIAPYYYNYTQSELKAYYKALIDAVDIPVYAYNNPKTSGNPLSAGLIKELASYGLSGLKDSSFDMVQFYKFASAIEDPDFRLIVGTEAIMYPALMAGAAGCVSGVANVYPEKVKALYSAVVDGRYEEATSLQYLILAIRDTIKLGPTIAICHDILKMRGVDAGVVRSPFLPTEEDVRSKVRAALEAMGLL
- a CDS encoding ATP-binding protein, translated to MRLLTKLTIFVVFLVLIPTLINFGLNQRIVRGELEREFANTLRVAANGVCLAFSSLEEELVNQAGLQAGLDYLRLATRDRLPGVVAYYIGRLRREHGFDRVEVHDLGGRLLAVNDDPDPPAPGLFIPAPVGNGERTFFAEDPVTGDTYLAGMTPIADREGSTVGYVTIARLVDQGFMEHYASLVNADLALFIRGQFKVGTTPPFDLTSAGALEIPPGGAAGSAISVTQLPIGNDRYDLILQPIVRGREIWGYMATAISRHQLEASLGKVGRNLLLSSILVILLGLGGAIFLVSDVKRSIFGLEPEEMGRVFSERNAILQSTHEAIVAVNSEGHVTLINPSAKRLLNCGDEIVGRRVSEVVPDSLLESALRGEAAQFDVQQTIGETMVLANVVPIVDGPKVVGAVATLRDRTEFQKTAEEFTAVKSYIAALRAQTHEFMNKLHTIAGLIQLGRHEQALILCHQTAEGHQDFIEFLRRGFASPAVSGLLLGKFNRAKELGVTFEFDRSSGIPPGTHERVRDSDLVCILGNLVENAFDAVVSSGRADKIVGIKIIVISPDSKSGPDELEIEVRDNGVGIPESYLPRIFERGFTTKSGLNKGLGLALVHEIVKSYGGTVEVAGNGWTRFVVRLPLRNNHQGGMAS
- a CDS encoding isochorismatase family protein, giving the protein MKCPSFVIRPDNAAVLSVDHQDKVLEHVQDHETVLSQAVNLVKVARLAGVAVMKIEHCPDKLGPTNRVLAEAMGPVPAYPKVTWSAFRNSEIEAAVSALGVRQLIIFGVECHICVCQTTLDALDLGYQVFVVADAASSIKPMDRDIALARVRAAGAYVTTAQAAAFELIERADTDLFRRAHPILKLM
- a CDS encoding GyrI-like domain-containing protein; translated protein: MSELDLRRELKHLFSPSPRAFELVDVPELNMLMIDGAGSPEGQRFQDAVQALYSVAYTLKFSIKKSHGIQYQVMPLEGLWWTDEEGLDLEQREDWLWTLMIIQPEFITSEMVGAAMQQARQKKGPASLDGVRLERFHERLCVQTMHIGPYSAEAPTIARMHEFMEANGYRPRGRHHEIYLGDPRRAAPEKLKTVLRHAVECM
- a CDS encoding FadR family transcriptional regulator, whose amino-acid sequence is MLRQASKVTLYDDVVAQLQELVARGDLKPGDRLPAERELSSQLGVSRATLREALKGLELMGVIKIKHGDGTFIREDINARLVSQPLRFISPAQSSLMVELLETRQAIESTAARLAAQRVQDDDIAGLRHELSEMRKALAKGDTAEVSKHDLEFHLALCKASRNSILYQVERSIQNMLLEAMETTIFIPSALQSAIEYHDKILAAVENRDAEAAFTLMLDHLRAVQRDIQESTTDSRDHAEQQ
- a CDS encoding tripartite tricarboxylate transporter permease, yielding MFEAFGMVGAAFAPASLAYLFFGCLLGIMVGALPGLTATMAVSLLVSLTYSLSSTSALAVLISVYLGAIYGGSRSAILLNVPGTPSSAATALDGFPLAKRGEGAYASILATTVSASGGIVGLAALVFATPLIAALSLKFGVWEYFWLAMFGIAISANLTTTSFVKGLIAGLIGLFVSYVGMDEIHGYPRFIFGYQNLIGGISLVPAMIGLFGFAEAADAIMNPATHLIRETGAKRESAVEMAVRSFRMVASKWSLFVRSAAIGTLIGAIPGVGPDIASWTAYGAAKRASKHPEEFGHGSYEGLIASETANNAATSGVFIPLLTLGIPGCAVTAVIIGAMRLHGLRPGPTFFFDTPGMVGFIAAALLITNIFIQLQGMGLTRLITKVLEAPVGAVMPVVIVLSVVGSYAISIRMFDVYTMLAFGLLGLVMRRLKIPSAPLALGIILGPLADLSFRRAMYAGRYSLAPFFTRPISAVLAASLAVMVLGPVVAGMIRRARKARE
- a CDS encoding tripartite tricarboxylate transporter substrate binding protein, translated to MRCRTLGRFIMLASLALMICLASTGLVGASTDWPKRPITLIIPFAPGGATDLVARALKPHMEKVLGVPMAATNMAGAATAVGHKFVWDAPHDGYTLLTQPTDITSIAVMDQYKSTYKDWHVLGVAVAVPAVFVVHPDSPYKTIQDMVADMMKRQITVSVAARGCAWTRAIMLFSNVLGTKPPQLVPMGGGNPAAVSAMKKEVDVGACGLPEAIDLIMGKKLRVLGFWGAEDVEVPGYGIIQSIAKSYPQLAEFLPFGGWVGMSYPKDTPAAILEKAQKAYDYAVSTPEFTKFVKDSYFALVGLTGPAAADYVAKSTSVNAWLLYDLQIAPISPAEFGIPRP